A stretch of Aerococcus christensenii DNA encodes these proteins:
- a CDS encoding alanine/glycine:cation symporter family protein — protein MTETILNTITPISDFLYYPILVALLLGIGLYFTVKTQFVQVSEFKDAISVIMEKPEEEGSVSSFQALMVSTASRVGTGNIVGVSTAICLGGYGAVFWMWVVALIGGASAFIESTLAQIYKKRGIGNSCYGGPSYYIETALNKRWLGIIFSIFLILTYAIGFNMLAAYNVQDAFKVYSFYHETYTPLIIGALLAAVTAFCIFGGGKRIIKFTTFLVPFMGIIYVVVALIMILFNITFLPTVFKFIMQDAFNFKAIFSGIAGSSMMFGIKRGLFSNEAGIGSAPNAAASAHISHPVKQGLVQMISVFIDTLLICSATAFMCLCSGIAPSAELSGAAYVQVAFSTLFGHYGNFFITLSLMLFGFTTVIGNLFYVDNNIAYIFRGMPRRGFMLVYRALAVLVIFVGSLQQADLAWGTADLLMALMALINLPAILILSKVALRALDDYRQQAKQGKNPVFKAQNIGMDDQKLDFWKD, from the coding sequence GTGACAGAAACGATATTAAATACCATCACACCGATTAGTGATTTCTTATATTATCCAATTTTAGTGGCTCTTTTATTAGGAATTGGCCTCTATTTTACAGTGAAGACGCAATTCGTTCAGGTGAGCGAATTTAAAGATGCGATTTCTGTTATCATGGAGAAACCCGAAGAAGAAGGTTCTGTTTCTTCTTTCCAAGCTTTAATGGTTTCTACAGCTTCACGAGTAGGGACAGGGAACATTGTTGGCGTATCTACTGCGATTTGTTTGGGAGGATATGGAGCGGTTTTTTGGATGTGGGTAGTGGCTTTAATTGGAGGCGCTTCGGCTTTCATTGAATCTACTTTAGCTCAAATTTATAAGAAACGCGGAATCGGCAATTCTTGTTATGGTGGTCCTTCCTACTATATTGAAACAGCTCTCAATAAGAGATGGTTAGGTATTATTTTTTCAATTTTTTTGATTTTAACGTATGCGATAGGTTTTAATATGTTAGCGGCTTACAACGTGCAAGATGCTTTCAAGGTGTATTCTTTTTACCATGAGACATATACTCCGTTAATTATTGGCGCCCTTTTAGCTGCAGTTACCGCCTTTTGTATTTTTGGAGGGGGTAAGCGCATTATTAAATTTACGACATTTTTAGTGCCTTTTATGGGAATTATTTATGTAGTTGTAGCACTTATTATGATTCTTTTTAATATTACTTTTTTACCAACTGTCTTCAAATTCATTATGCAAGACGCTTTTAATTTTAAAGCTATTTTCTCTGGAATTGCAGGATCAAGTATGATGTTTGGAATTAAGCGGGGCCTTTTTTCAAATGAAGCCGGGATCGGTTCGGCGCCAAATGCGGCAGCTTCAGCCCATATTTCTCATCCGGTCAAACAAGGGTTGGTACAGATGATTTCTGTGTTTATTGATACCTTACTTATCTGTTCAGCGACCGCTTTCATGTGTTTGTGTTCAGGCATTGCACCAAGTGCTGAATTATCTGGAGCAGCTTATGTCCAAGTGGCCTTTTCTACCTTGTTTGGACATTATGGAAACTTCTTTATCACTCTTTCTTTAATGTTATTTGGTTTTACAACAGTTATTGGCAACCTTTTCTATGTTGATAATAATATTGCTTACATTTTTAGAGGAATGCCTCGCCGAGGATTTATGTTAGTCTATCGGGCACTTGCAGTGTTAGTGATTTTTGTTGGTTCGCTTCAACAAGCAGATCTAGCTTGGGGAACAGCAGATTTGCTGATGGCTTTGATGGCCTTGATTAACTTACCAGCTATCTTGATTTTGAGTAAGGTTGCTTTAAGAGCTCTTGATGATTATAGGCAACAAGCCAAACAAGGCAAAAATCCTGTCTTTAAGGCCCAAAATATAGGAATGGATGATCAGAAGCTCGATTTTTGGAAAGATTAA
- the mutS gene encoding DNA mismatch repair protein MutS yields the protein MTKLADTTPMMKQYHKMKANYPDAFLFFRLGDFYELFEEDAEKAAQLLEITLTSRNKNSKNPIPMCGVPHHAVDEYIKTLVNQGYKVAIAEQMEDPKLTKGMVKRQVIRVITPGTYLSNGNKENNFICTISKPSRGYCLAYTDISTGEIKVTKISDFETLQAEFGQLQAKEVVFSELLSDKEMEILQNIHSFTVSQVLQMQKQDLKDETFQKLTEDIEDLDEKEALRDLMAYVASTQFQMIDHWQKAVNYEVSHYLHMDYFAKKNLELTESIRTQQKKGSLLHFLDHTQTAMGGRLLRQWLDRPLIIQSQIEQRLDQVEALMNAFFLRRTIQEKLKGVYDLERLVAKVSMKQVNARELLQLKHSLEQVPIILQAIQEWISEEPMRGPIWQPILSTMKALPEVVDLIDRAIDPNANLLITEGSVIRDGFDEVLDGYRQALQHGTEWLATLQQEERQKTGIKSLKVGYNKVFGYYIEVTKANLHLLEEGRYERKQTLTNAERFITPELKEMEYKILEAQEKSVEREYQLFVDVRQKIQTYQGRLQDLASSIAQLDVVQNLAEISENHQFVRPQFDEKRLFLKNSRHPVVEETIGRDQFVPNDICMDEQTSILLITGPNMSGKSTYMRQLGLIAIMAQMGCFVPADQAVLPIFDRIFTRIGATDDLQAGQSTFMVEMMEANQAIQHATDRSLLLFDEIGRGTSTYDGIALAQAILEYLHSHYQAKVLFSTHYHELTSLETTLPRLKNIHVGATEQDGDLVFLHKVFEGPADKSYGIHVAKLAGMPRSLLVDAQNILEELEEENAQEETQQMSLFVQEEPSKRNPVEEEVLDQLDQLDLNNMTPIQAFENLKSIQDLLKGESS from the coding sequence ATGACAAAATTGGCAGATACCACACCAATGATGAAGCAATATCACAAGATGAAGGCCAACTATCCCGATGCTTTTTTATTTTTTCGTTTAGGGGATTTTTATGAATTGTTTGAAGAGGATGCTGAGAAAGCTGCCCAACTTTTAGAAATCACCTTGACGAGTCGAAATAAAAATTCTAAGAATCCAATTCCAATGTGCGGAGTCCCTCATCATGCGGTGGACGAGTATATCAAAACGTTAGTGAATCAAGGCTATAAGGTAGCTATTGCTGAGCAAATGGAAGATCCTAAACTTACAAAAGGCATGGTAAAGCGCCAAGTCATTCGAGTGATTACGCCTGGAACGTATTTAAGCAATGGCAACAAGGAAAATAACTTTATTTGTACGATCAGCAAGCCTTCAAGAGGGTATTGCTTGGCTTATACGGATATCTCTACAGGAGAAATTAAAGTCACAAAAATTTCAGATTTTGAAACCCTCCAAGCGGAATTTGGACAATTACAAGCCAAGGAAGTGGTATTTTCAGAACTCCTTTCAGATAAAGAAATGGAAATTTTACAAAATATTCATTCCTTTACAGTTTCACAAGTCCTCCAAATGCAAAAGCAAGACTTGAAGGATGAAACATTTCAGAAATTAACGGAAGATATCGAAGATCTCGATGAAAAGGAAGCCCTCAGAGATTTGATGGCTTATGTGGCTTCGACGCAATTCCAAATGATTGATCACTGGCAAAAAGCTGTGAATTATGAAGTCAGTCATTACTTGCATATGGATTATTTTGCGAAGAAGAATTTAGAATTAACAGAATCAATTCGTACCCAGCAGAAGAAGGGGAGCTTGCTTCACTTTTTAGATCATACACAAACAGCGATGGGGGGAAGATTGTTAAGACAGTGGTTAGATCGTCCGCTCATTATTCAATCTCAAATTGAACAACGGTTGGACCAAGTGGAAGCTTTGATGAATGCTTTCTTCTTGAGAAGAACGATTCAAGAAAAATTAAAGGGTGTGTATGATTTAGAGCGCCTTGTGGCTAAAGTGTCAATGAAACAAGTGAACGCCAGAGAACTTCTCCAACTCAAACATTCCTTAGAACAGGTGCCAATTATTTTGCAGGCTATTCAAGAATGGATCAGTGAGGAACCTATGCGTGGCCCTATTTGGCAGCCAATCCTTTCAACGATGAAGGCTTTACCAGAAGTGGTAGATTTGATCGACAGGGCGATCGATCCTAACGCTAACTTATTGATTACTGAAGGAAGTGTGATTCGGGATGGCTTTGATGAAGTGTTAGACGGCTATCGCCAAGCCCTTCAACATGGGACCGAGTGGTTGGCTACCCTGCAACAAGAAGAACGACAAAAAACAGGCATTAAATCTTTAAAAGTGGGCTACAATAAGGTATTCGGCTATTATATTGAAGTAACAAAAGCTAACTTGCATCTTTTGGAAGAAGGCCGCTATGAGAGAAAGCAGACCTTAACGAACGCAGAGCGCTTTATTACTCCTGAATTGAAAGAAATGGAATATAAAATTTTAGAAGCCCAAGAAAAATCGGTAGAAAGAGAATACCAACTCTTTGTAGATGTTCGACAAAAAATTCAAACCTATCAAGGGCGTTTGCAAGACTTGGCAAGCAGCATTGCTCAGTTGGATGTGGTTCAAAATTTAGCAGAAATTTCAGAAAATCATCAATTTGTGCGTCCACAATTTGATGAGAAGCGCTTATTTTTAAAAAACAGTCGTCATCCTGTAGTGGAAGAAACAATTGGCCGTGATCAATTTGTGCCTAATGACATTTGTATGGATGAGCAAACCTCTATTCTCTTAATTACAGGACCCAATATGTCTGGAAAATCAACCTATATGCGCCAGTTAGGACTTATTGCGATTATGGCTCAGATGGGATGCTTTGTGCCAGCTGATCAAGCGGTTTTGCCTATTTTTGATCGGATATTTACCCGAATTGGGGCGACGGATGATCTTCAAGCTGGCCAATCCACTTTCATGGTAGAAATGATGGAAGCTAATCAAGCTATCCAACATGCTACAGACCGGTCGCTTTTGCTGTTTGACGAGATTGGGCGGGGAACCTCCACTTATGATGGAATTGCTTTAGCGCAAGCTATTCTGGAATACTTACATAGCCATTATCAAGCGAAGGTCCTATTCTCTACCCACTATCATGAATTGACAAGTCTAGAGACGACACTCCCTCGCTTAAAAAATATTCATGTAGGGGCTACGGAACAAGACGGAGATTTGGTCTTCTTACATAAAGTTTTCGAAGGACCAGCGGATAAAAGTTACGGGATTCATGTGGCTAAATTGGCGGGAATGCCGAGAAGTTTATTGGTAGATGCGCAAAATATTTTAGAAGAATTGGAAGAAGAGAATGCCCAAGAAGAGACCCAACAGATGTCGCTCTTTGTTCAGGAAGAACCCTCTAAAAGAAATCCAGTGGAAGAAGAGGTACTGGATCAATTAGACCAATTAGACCTAAATAACATGACGCCTATCCAAGCTTTTGAAAACTTGAAATCTATTCAGGATCTCTTGAAAGGAGAATCTTCATGA
- the msrB gene encoding peptide-methionine (R)-S-oxide reductase MsrB, with translation MNLKEKEERLKELTEEQYEVTQNQATERPFTGEYDEFFEKGIYVDIVDGTPLFSSDNKYNSGCGWPAFTRPILEEQIVEKRDLTHGLVRREVRSHQADSHLGHVFTDGPVEEGGLRYCINSAALRFIPYDKMEEEGYGDYKKYVN, from the coding sequence ATGAATCTAAAAGAAAAAGAAGAACGTTTAAAAGAATTGACGGAAGAACAATATGAAGTCACACAAAACCAAGCAACCGAACGTCCTTTTACGGGGGAATATGATGAATTCTTTGAGAAGGGAATTTACGTGGATATCGTGGATGGAACGCCCTTATTTTCCTCGGATAATAAATATAATTCAGGGTGCGGGTGGCCAGCTTTTACACGCCCTATTCTAGAAGAGCAGATTGTAGAGAAAAGAGATCTTACGCACGGCCTTGTCCGCAGAGAAGTGAGAAGTCATCAAGCGGATTCTCATTTAGGACATGTTTTTACAGATGGGCCAGTAGAAGAAGGTGGATTAAGATATTGTATTAATTCGGCTGCACTTCGATTTATTCCCTATGATAAGATGGAAGAGGAAGGATACGGCGATTACAAAAAATACGTAAATTAA
- the pta gene encoding phosphate acetyltransferase, with translation MALFDDLKAKIKNENVRIVFPEATDVRIQGAAARLKADQLVEPLLIGNPEQVKEEAKKNGIDLEGIQILDPENYEDFDKMVGAFVERRKGKATEEKARELLKDVNYFGTMLVYLGLCDGLVSGACHATGDTVRPALQIIKTKAGVHNVSGAFLLSRPKEDGSEEKYMMGDCAITINPDAPTLAEIGIVTGHTAKMFGVEPNIAFLSFSTKGSASSPEQEKAAEAAKLAQEQAPADFNVDGEMQLDAALVPSVGQAKAPGSKVAGHAKVLIFPEIQSGNIGYKIAQRFGGFEAIGPILQGMAKPVNDLSRGCNEEDAYKLAIVTANQFLAGKE, from the coding sequence ATGGCTTTATTTGATGATTTGAAAGCAAAAATCAAAAATGAAAATGTTCGTATTGTTTTCCCTGAGGCAACAGATGTTCGTATTCAAGGAGCAGCTGCTCGTTTGAAAGCTGATCAATTAGTAGAACCTCTATTAATTGGAAATCCAGAGCAAGTAAAAGAAGAAGCAAAGAAAAACGGCATTGATTTAGAAGGAATTCAAATTCTTGATCCTGAAAATTATGAAGATTTTGATAAAATGGTAGGAGCTTTTGTAGAACGGCGTAAAGGCAAAGCTACGGAAGAAAAAGCACGTGAATTATTGAAAGACGTCAATTATTTCGGAACAATGTTAGTTTACTTAGGTTTATGTGATGGATTAGTTTCCGGCGCTTGTCACGCAACAGGTGATACTGTGCGTCCCGCTTTGCAAATTATTAAAACAAAAGCTGGCGTCCACAATGTTTCTGGTGCTTTCTTATTAAGTCGTCCAAAAGAAGATGGCAGTGAAGAGAAGTACATGATGGGGGACTGCGCGATTACCATTAATCCAGATGCTCCAACTTTAGCTGAAATTGGGATTGTAACAGGACATACCGCTAAAATGTTTGGTGTAGAACCAAATATTGCTTTCCTCAGCTTCTCTACCAAGGGCTCTGCTTCTTCACCAGAACAAGAAAAAGCCGCAGAAGCTGCGAAATTAGCTCAAGAACAAGCCCCAGCAGACTTTAATGTAGATGGCGAAATGCAATTAGATGCTGCTTTAGTTCCATCTGTTGGTCAAGCAAAGGCTCCAGGGTCTAAGGTCGCTGGACATGCTAAAGTTTTGATCTTCCCTGAAATTCAATCTGGGAACATTGGTTACAAGATTGCTCAACGCTTTGGCGGATTTGAAGCCATTGGACCTATCTTACAAGGCATGGCTAAACCTGTGAATGACCTTTCACGGGGATGCAATGAAGAAGACGCTTATAAATTGGCCATCGTTACAGCTAATCAATTCTTAGCAGGTAAAGAATAA
- the mutL gene encoding DNA mismatch repair endonuclease MutL, with the protein MFMIHELPPQVANQIAAGEVVERPASVVKELLENAIDAQATEIDIFVEEAGLKTIQIIDNGIGMSSEDAQIAFKRHATSKIFQTKDLFRIHTLGFRGEALPSIASVSEMSLETSDGKEGTAISLVAGEIVDVKAGHLRKGTSIRVENLFYNTPARLKHIKQLSTELSHITDIVNRMAMGYSHIRFHYAHDGRVLLQTNGKGNLQEVLAAIYGFKQAQDMVKIQAEDYDFSLSGYISKPELTRASRQYLSIFLNGRYIKNYLLNQAIMKGYGSKLMVGRYPLAVLSIQTDAQLLDVNVHPTKQEVRISKEDQLYDLIVKAIQEVLDPMQRIPTGRPGDSKESLEGFSLAEESQGEQVQLKWQGTGLRVEEETVPSEDFTEKGQDRIIEPEASRESTQINSPSEGAISSEYEEAPSLKVTQRNVTFPHLDYIGQLHATYLLCSDETGMYMVDQHAAQERINYEKFRETIGTKGTAVQDLLVPLIFSYSSVESDQIRQVLPALQDLGIGIEEFGNHQFIIHSHPTWMGENNIKDHIEAMIQLAIEDRHFSLKAYREKTAKMMSCRLAIKANHYLTDDQAKQLLEDLSYCHNPYNCAHGRPVLVHYSTYDIERSFKRIQDPHQAVKPQTKSMNK; encoded by the coding sequence ATCTTCATGATTCATGAGTTACCCCCACAAGTTGCCAATCAAATTGCGGCCGGAGAAGTCGTAGAGCGACCGGCTTCTGTCGTTAAAGAGTTGCTAGAAAATGCGATAGACGCTCAAGCGACAGAAATTGATATTTTTGTAGAAGAAGCCGGTCTCAAAACCATACAAATCATTGATAATGGGATAGGGATGTCTTCTGAGGATGCTCAGATCGCTTTTAAGCGGCATGCTACCAGTAAAATCTTTCAAACTAAAGACTTGTTTCGTATTCACACTTTAGGTTTCCGGGGTGAAGCTTTGCCAAGTATCGCTTCTGTTTCAGAGATGTCTTTAGAAACCAGTGACGGCAAAGAAGGCACGGCGATTTCCTTGGTAGCTGGAGAGATTGTAGACGTAAAGGCAGGTCATTTGCGTAAGGGAACTTCTATACGCGTAGAAAATTTATTCTATAACACACCTGCCCGCCTCAAACACATCAAACAGTTAAGTACAGAACTTTCTCATATTACAGACATTGTCAATCGGATGGCGATGGGATATAGCCATATTCGTTTTCACTATGCGCATGATGGGAGAGTGTTGTTGCAGACGAATGGAAAAGGCAATCTTCAAGAAGTGTTAGCGGCTATTTATGGCTTTAAACAAGCGCAAGATATGGTCAAAATTCAAGCCGAAGATTATGATTTCTCCCTCTCAGGCTATATTTCTAAGCCTGAACTCACCCGAGCTTCTCGGCAGTATTTGTCTATCTTTTTAAATGGACGTTATATAAAAAATTATTTGCTTAATCAAGCCATTATGAAAGGCTATGGATCGAAGCTCATGGTAGGGCGTTATCCATTGGCTGTATTGAGTATTCAAACAGATGCTCAACTTCTGGATGTGAATGTCCATCCTACTAAGCAGGAAGTACGGATTAGTAAGGAAGATCAACTCTATGATCTCATTGTGAAAGCTATTCAAGAAGTTTTAGATCCTATGCAGCGGATTCCTACTGGGCGACCAGGGGATTCAAAAGAAAGCTTAGAAGGCTTTTCTCTTGCTGAAGAGAGTCAAGGGGAGCAGGTACAACTGAAATGGCAAGGAACAGGCTTAAGGGTTGAAGAAGAAACCGTGCCTTCAGAAGACTTCACTGAGAAAGGACAAGATAGGATTATTGAGCCAGAAGCCTCTCGAGAATCCACACAAATCAACAGTCCTTCAGAAGGAGCAATTTCATCGGAATATGAGGAGGCGCCCTCTCTAAAAGTTACTCAGAGAAATGTTACTTTTCCACATTTAGATTATATAGGACAGCTTCATGCCACTTACCTTCTGTGCTCAGACGAAACGGGAATGTATATGGTGGATCAACATGCGGCTCAAGAAAGAATTAATTATGAAAAATTCCGAGAAACTATTGGAACTAAAGGAACCGCTGTTCAAGACTTGTTAGTGCCATTGATTTTCTCCTATTCTTCTGTTGAAAGTGATCAAATTCGACAAGTATTACCCGCCTTGCAAGATTTGGGAATAGGCATTGAAGAATTTGGCAATCACCAATTTATTATTCATTCGCATCCTACTTGGATGGGAGAAAACAATATCAAAGATCATATCGAAGCAATGATTCAATTAGCAATAGAGGATCGCCACTTTTCTTTGAAGGCTTATCGTGAAAAAACAGCTAAGATGATGTCTTGTCGTTTAGCGATCAAAGCCAATCATTATTTAACGGATGATCAAGCCAAACAGCTTCTTGAGGATCTCTCTTATTGTCATAATCCTTATAATTGTGCGCACGGACGTCCTGTTCTGGTTCACTATTCCACCTATGATATTGAGCGGAGCTTTAAACGGATTCAGGACCCTCACCAAGCAGTTAAACCTCAAACAAAATCAATGAATAAATGA
- a CDS encoding histidine phosphatase family protein has protein sequence MSKELFLMRHGQTEYNVSYRIQGWSNSPLTQEGILQAKAAHAYFQKNGITFDQILSSDLDRAYQTAQLATDYALPVHKQTFLREWGYGSLESKSRKKVTVSLNNPPKKDYFVAFGGEDGTHVQERITQGILSFLEKQADPSKVLMVSHGSVIYQFLTQYCQDIPPIGNCFIFHFIWEEGRLSLQTIIDPLKNS, from the coding sequence ATGTCAAAAGAATTATTCTTAATGCGTCACGGACAAACAGAATATAATGTTTCTTATCGAATTCAAGGCTGGAGTAATTCTCCCCTTACCCAAGAAGGCATCCTCCAAGCCAAAGCTGCCCATGCTTACTTTCAGAAGAACGGGATCACTTTTGATCAAATCCTGAGTTCAGACCTCGATCGCGCTTATCAAACCGCTCAATTAGCTACCGACTATGCTCTCCCTGTCCATAAACAAACCTTTTTAAGAGAATGGGGCTATGGAAGTTTAGAAAGTAAATCTCGCAAAAAAGTCACCGTTTCTTTGAACAATCCCCCCAAAAAAGACTACTTTGTTGCCTTCGGAGGAGAAGATGGCACTCACGTTCAAGAACGAATTACTCAAGGGATTTTGTCCTTTTTGGAAAAGCAAGCAGATCCTTCCAAAGTGCTAATGGTTTCTCACGGTTCTGTTATCTACCAGTTCCTCACTCAATATTGTCAAGATATTCCTCCTATTGGTAATTGTTTTATTTTTCATTTTATCTGGGAGGAAGGTCGCCTAAGCCTTCAGACAATTATCGACCCTCTCAAAAATTCTTGA
- the rny gene encoding ribonuclease Y, giving the protein MGFNTIAFVIVTLIVGLFAGSLMGYKRRQKVEEEERSEAQLTAKGIIIKANQDAEAKRKEILLNAKEKAQDYRNKVEDELIERRQEISVKEQRLFQREESLDRRETVLTNKENDQLSKEQSLQDRLKNVSVKEEKADSLIQERQSEIEKISRMTQEEASRLILKETEENLSNDIAIRIRNAEEEYREKAHKLATSIILQAIETSAADTVADSSITRIDLPNEDMKGRIIGKDGRNIKTIEALTGIDLIIDDTPETVVLSGFDPIRREIARISLESLMKDGRIHPAKIEEAVDRAHKTMDTKIRDIGEETTFDLGIHDMHPDLIKFIGRLNYRTSYGQNVLNHSIEVARLAGIIAAELGEDELTAKRAGLLHDIGKSVDHEVEGTHVEIGVELARKYGEPETVLNAIAAHHGDVESASITAIVVQVADALSAARPGARSESLENYIQRLRSLEALANEFPGVKKTYAIQAGREIRVIVQPDKVDDLGIIKLSHDISKRVEDELDYPGQIKVTVIRENRSVDYAR; this is encoded by the coding sequence ATGGGTTTTAATACAATTGCCTTCGTTATTGTTACTTTAATTGTTGGCCTCTTTGCTGGTAGTCTAATGGGCTATAAACGGCGTCAAAAAGTAGAAGAAGAGGAACGTAGCGAAGCACAACTGACTGCGAAAGGCATTATTATAAAAGCCAATCAAGATGCAGAAGCAAAACGTAAAGAAATTCTTCTAAATGCCAAAGAAAAAGCACAAGATTATCGAAATAAAGTGGAAGACGAATTAATAGAACGTCGTCAAGAAATATCCGTTAAAGAACAAAGACTCTTTCAAAGAGAAGAAAGTTTGGATCGTCGAGAGACTGTCTTAACGAATAAAGAGAACGATCAATTATCTAAGGAACAATCTTTACAAGATCGTTTGAAAAATGTTTCAGTGAAAGAAGAAAAAGCGGATAGCCTCATTCAAGAACGACAATCTGAAATTGAAAAAATTTCTAGAATGACGCAAGAAGAGGCTTCTCGTTTAATTCTTAAAGAAACGGAAGAAAATTTATCGAATGACATTGCTATTCGAATTCGAAATGCTGAGGAAGAATACCGTGAGAAAGCACATAAACTTGCAACCTCTATTATTTTGCAAGCGATTGAGACCTCTGCTGCAGATACAGTGGCAGATTCTTCTATTACGCGTATTGATCTCCCAAATGAAGATATGAAGGGACGAATTATCGGGAAGGACGGTCGGAACATAAAAACCATCGAAGCACTTACTGGGATTGATTTAATTATTGATGATACTCCAGAAACGGTTGTGTTGAGTGGTTTTGATCCGATTCGAAGAGAAATTGCTCGGATTTCTTTAGAAAGTTTAATGAAAGATGGGCGTATTCATCCCGCTAAAATCGAAGAAGCAGTGGATCGGGCACATAAGACGATGGACACTAAAATCCGGGATATTGGTGAAGAAACAACCTTTGATTTAGGAATTCATGATATGCATCCTGATTTAATCAAATTTATTGGCCGGTTAAATTATCGCACGTCTTATGGACAAAATGTCTTAAATCACAGCATTGAAGTCGCGCGTTTGGCAGGAATTATTGCTGCTGAATTAGGGGAAGATGAATTGACCGCCAAACGTGCTGGGTTACTTCATGATATCGGAAAGTCTGTGGACCATGAAGTGGAAGGGACCCACGTTGAAATCGGCGTGGAACTTGCTCGGAAGTATGGGGAACCAGAAACGGTGCTTAATGCAATTGCTGCTCATCATGGGGACGTTGAATCTGCATCGATCACAGCTATTGTTGTTCAAGTGGCTGATGCTTTGTCTGCTGCTCGTCCGGGAGCAAGAAGTGAGTCTTTAGAGAATTATATTCAACGCTTGAGAAGTTTGGAAGCTTTAGCTAATGAATTTCCAGGAGTTAAGAAGACTTATGCTATTCAAGCCGGTCGTGAAATTCGCGTGATTGTTCAACCAGATAAAGTGGATGATTTAGGAATTATCAAGCTGTCTCATGATATTTCTAAGCGTGTCGAAGATGAATTGGACTATCCTGGTCAAATTAAAGTAACGGTAATTCGGGAAAACCGATCCGTAGATTATGCAAGATAA
- the ruvA gene encoding Holliday junction branch migration protein RuvA, translating into MFEYLKGILTEVMSDAAVLEVQGIGYKLYMANPYRLNGQKGQEVKIWVHQSFSQEAVRLYGFYTSEEKTLFLRLISVSGIGPKSAISILSLGDHAGFVQAIEAEDIKFLTKFPGVGKKTAQQIILDLKEKLGEFTGNLSDLPREEVIVTENPVVIELQAALASLGYSSREISRVVKQVDFTQVTDTAEAIRIALRFITSQ; encoded by the coding sequence ATGTTTGAATATTTGAAGGGAATTTTAACTGAAGTAATGAGTGATGCAGCTGTTCTTGAGGTTCAAGGGATCGGCTATAAGCTCTATATGGCCAATCCTTATCGACTTAATGGCCAAAAGGGGCAGGAAGTTAAGATTTGGGTGCATCAATCTTTTAGTCAAGAGGCCGTACGCTTATATGGCTTTTATACTTCGGAAGAGAAAACCTTATTTCTTCGCTTGATATCAGTCTCTGGGATTGGACCTAAGAGTGCGATTTCTATCTTATCCTTAGGAGATCATGCGGGTTTTGTTCAAGCTATAGAGGCAGAAGATATTAAGTTCTTAACGAAATTCCCAGGTGTAGGGAAAAAGACCGCCCAACAAATTATTCTTGACCTCAAAGAAAAATTAGGAGAGTTCACTGGAAATTTGAGTGATCTTCCTAGAGAAGAAGTCATAGTTACAGAAAATCCAGTTGTGATAGAGTTGCAGGCAGCATTGGCAAGCTTAGGATACTCTAGTCGTGAAATTAGTCGGGTGGTGAAGCAGGTAGATTTCACTCAGGTAACAGATACAGCAGAAGCTATTCGGATAGCTTTAAGGTTTATTACGAGTCAATAG